Proteins co-encoded in one Carassius gibelio isolate Cgi1373 ecotype wild population from Czech Republic chromosome A15, carGib1.2-hapl.c, whole genome shotgun sequence genomic window:
- the LOC128029153 gene encoding ARF GTPase-activating protein GIT1 isoform X2 has protein sequence MSRKVQRSEVCADCSAPDPGWSSINRGVLICDECCSVHRSLGRHISIVKHLRHSGWPPSLLQMVQTLASNGANSIWEHSLLDPAQVQSGRRKPNPQDKVHPTKSEFIRAKYQMLAFVHKLPCRDDDGVTTKDLSKQLHSSVRTGSLETCLRLLSLGAQANFFHPEKGTTPLHVAAKAGQVLQAELLVVYGADPGAPDVNGRTPIDYARQAGHVELAERLVECQYELTDRLAFYLCGRRPDHKNGHYIIPQMADRARPKCPTQSLDLSELAKAAKKKLQALNNRLFEELAMDVYDEVDRRENDAVWLTTQNHSTLVTERSAVPFLPVNPEYSATRNQGRQKLARFNAREFATLIIDILSDAKRRQHGKGLTSPTDPLDLSQADDDQHDYDSVASDEDTDSELTAQNNNNTQRNNRAKSMDSSDLSDGPITLQEYLDVKKALASSEAKVQQLMKVNNNLSEELRRLQKEITRMQTENSALQGAQAGAGGALTGGGGPGLWPGGVRGTGGSGGVSGGSSLNAPSSAPLRRDRQAFSMYEPVGTTPKPLTPALDPLTGRLQPLSPVRKGAPAGPTPYGGAHLSASTDGRYHPLKAGEKYGSGTDSDYDNSQTYDVSFGVGRSSEEDSRGDVEDAEVEPDPTLPCTEDVILKTEQVTKNIQELLRAAQEFKHDSFVPCSEKIHLAVTEMASLFPRRPALDAVRSSLKLLAASASRLQVECRKAAPSDSSVTTVDYQLLTQQVIQCAYDIAKAAKQLVTITTREKKQ, from the exons ATGTCCAGGAAAGTCCAAAGAAGCGAGGTGTGCGCCGACTGCAGTGCACCAG ACCCGGGCTGGAGCAGTATAAACCGAGGGGTTCTGATCTGCGATGAGTGCTGTTCTGTGCACCGGAGCCTGGGCCGTCACATTTCCATCGTCAAACACCTGCGACACAGCGGCTGGCCTCCTTCCCTTCTGCAG ATGGTGCAGACTCTGGCCAGTAATGGAGCAAACTCGATCTGGGAACACTCTCTGCTGGATCCAGCACAAGTTCAGAGTGGGCGCAGGAAACCGAACCCACAGGATAAAGTCCA CCCCACTAAGTCAGAGTTCATTCGCGCCAAGTACCAGATGTTAGCCTTCGTCCACAAGCTGCCCTGCCGTGATGATGATGGGGTCACTACGAAGGACCTCAGCAAG CAACTCCACTCAAGTGTGAGGACAGGAAGTCTGGAGACGTGTTTACGGCTGCTGTCACTGGGGGCACAAGCCAACTTCTTTCACCCG GAAAAGGGCACGACCCCTCTACATGTGGCTGCCAAAGCAGGGCAGGTTCTGCAGGCTGAACTGCTGGTGGTGTATGGAGCGGATCCAGGAGCTCCAGATGTCAATGGCCGCACACCCATAGACTATGCCCg GCAGGCAGGTCACGTGGAGCTCGCCGAGCGTTTGGTAGAGTGTCAGTATGAGCTCACAGACAGACTTGCCTTCTATCTGTGTGGACGTCGCCCAG ATCACAAGAACGGTCATTATATCATCCCTCAGATGGCAGACAG AGCTCGCCCTAAGTGCCCGACGCAGAG CCTGGACCTCTCTGAACTGGCCAAGGCAGCCAAGAAGAAGCTTCAAGCG TTAAATAACCGTTTGTTCGAGGAGCTGGCTATGGATGTGTACGATGAAGTGGACCGTAGAGAGAATGATGCAG TGTGGCTCACAACTCAGAACCACAGTACACTTGTGACGGAACGGAGTGCTGTCCCCTTCTTACCCGTCAACCCTGAATACTCAGCGACACGCAACCAG GGGCGGCAGAAATTGGCTCGCTTTAACGCACGGGAGTTCGCCACCCTCATTATCGACATTCTCAGTGATGCCAAGCGACGGCAGCATGGAAAAGGCCTGACAAGCCCCACAG ACCCGCTGGATCTGAGTCAGGCGGATGATGACCAACACGATTATGACAGCGTAGCGTCTGATGAAGACACAGACAGCGAGCTAACCGCACAGAATAACAACAACACTCAGCGCAACAACCGGGCCAAG AGCATGGACTCGTCAGACCTGTCAGATGGGCCAATCACACTACAGGAATATCTGGATGTGAAGAAAGCATTGGCCTCCTCAGAGGCCAAAGTTCAGCAGCTCATGAAGGTCAACAACAACCTGAGTGAAGAGCTGCGGAGGCTTCAGAAGGAG ATCACGCGGATGCAGACAGAGAACAGCGCGCTGCAGGGGGCCCAGGCTGGGGCCGGGGGTGCTCTGACCGGGGGTGGTGGCCCAGGGCTGTGGCCTGGTGGGGTAAGGGGTACGGGCGGTAGCGGAGGGGTAAGTGGAGGCTCCAGCCTAAATGCACCCTCATCTGCCCCCCTCCGCCGGGATAGACAAGCCTTTTCTATGTATGAGCCTGTGGGGACCACCCCCAAACCTCTCACCCCAGCCCTGGACCCCCTGACGGGCCGCCTGCAGCCTCTCAGTCCC GTGCGAAAGGGTGCTCCTGCAGGTCCCACCCCCTACGGAGGAGCACACCTGTCAGCCTCCACTGACGGCCGATATCAT CCTCTAAAAGCAGGAGAGAAATACGGGAGCGGAACTGATAGTGACTATGACAACTCTCAAACATACGACGTCTCCTTTGG TGTGGGCCGCAGCAGCGAGGAGGACAGCAGGGGGGATGTGGAAGACGCCGAGGTTGAGCCGGACCCCACGCTGCCCTGCACAGAGGACGTCATCCTCAAAACCGAGCAGGTCACCAAGAACATCCAGGAGCTCCTGAGAGCTGCACAGGAGTTTAAACATGACAG TTTTGTGCCATGCTCAGAGAAGATCCACTTAGCTGTGACAGAAATGGCCTCGCTGTTTCCAAGG AGACCAGCGCTAGATGCAGTGCGTTCTTCGTTGAAGCTCCTGGCGGCCAGTGCGTCCCGCCTGCAGGTGGAGTGTCGTAAAGCGGCGCCCTCCGACTCATCGGTCACAACGGTGGACTACCAGCTCCTCACCCAGCAGGTCATCCAGTGCGCCTACGACATTGCCAAAGCTGCCAAGCAGCTGGTCACCATCACCACCCGAGAGAAAAAACAGTGA
- the LOC128029153 gene encoding ARF GTPase-activating protein GIT1 isoform X6, producing MSRKVQRSEVCADCSAPDPGWSSINRGVLICDECCSVHRSLGRHISIVKHLRHSGWPPSLLQMVQTLASNGANSIWEHSLLDPAQVQSGRRKPNPQDKVHPTKSEFIRAKYQMLAFVHKLPCRDDDGVTTKDLSKQLHSSVRTGSLETCLRLLSLGAQANFFHPEKGTTPLHVAAKAGQVLQAELLVVYGADPGAPDVNGRTPIDYARQAGHVELAERLVECQYELTDRLAFYLCGRRPDHKNGHYIIPQMADRARPKCPTQSLDLSELAKAAKKKLQALNNRLFEELAMDVYDEVDRRENDAVWLTTQNHSTLVTERSAVPFLPVNPEYSATRNQGRQKLARFNAREFATLIIDILSDAKRRQHGKGLTSPTDPLDLSQADDDQHDYDSVASDEDTDSELTAQNNNNTQRNNRAKSMDSSDLSDGPITLQEYLDVKKALASSEAKVQQLMKVNNNLSEELRRLQKEVRKGAPAGPTPYGGAHLSASTDGRYHPLKAGEKYGSGTDSDYDNSQTYDVSFGVGRSSEEDSRGDVEDAEVEPDPTLPCTEDVILKTEQVTKNIQELLRAAQEFKHDSFVPCSEKIHLAVTEMASLFPRRPALDAVRSSLKLLAASASRLQVECRKAAPSDSSVTTVDYQLLTQQVIQCAYDIAKAAKQLVTITTREKKQ from the exons ATGTCCAGGAAAGTCCAAAGAAGCGAGGTGTGCGCCGACTGCAGTGCACCAG ACCCGGGCTGGAGCAGTATAAACCGAGGGGTTCTGATCTGCGATGAGTGCTGTTCTGTGCACCGGAGCCTGGGCCGTCACATTTCCATCGTCAAACACCTGCGACACAGCGGCTGGCCTCCTTCCCTTCTGCAG ATGGTGCAGACTCTGGCCAGTAATGGAGCAAACTCGATCTGGGAACACTCTCTGCTGGATCCAGCACAAGTTCAGAGTGGGCGCAGGAAACCGAACCCACAGGATAAAGTCCA CCCCACTAAGTCAGAGTTCATTCGCGCCAAGTACCAGATGTTAGCCTTCGTCCACAAGCTGCCCTGCCGTGATGATGATGGGGTCACTACGAAGGACCTCAGCAAG CAACTCCACTCAAGTGTGAGGACAGGAAGTCTGGAGACGTGTTTACGGCTGCTGTCACTGGGGGCACAAGCCAACTTCTTTCACCCG GAAAAGGGCACGACCCCTCTACATGTGGCTGCCAAAGCAGGGCAGGTTCTGCAGGCTGAACTGCTGGTGGTGTATGGAGCGGATCCAGGAGCTCCAGATGTCAATGGCCGCACACCCATAGACTATGCCCg GCAGGCAGGTCACGTGGAGCTCGCCGAGCGTTTGGTAGAGTGTCAGTATGAGCTCACAGACAGACTTGCCTTCTATCTGTGTGGACGTCGCCCAG ATCACAAGAACGGTCATTATATCATCCCTCAGATGGCAGACAG AGCTCGCCCTAAGTGCCCGACGCAGAG CCTGGACCTCTCTGAACTGGCCAAGGCAGCCAAGAAGAAGCTTCAAGCG TTAAATAACCGTTTGTTCGAGGAGCTGGCTATGGATGTGTACGATGAAGTGGACCGTAGAGAGAATGATGCAG TGTGGCTCACAACTCAGAACCACAGTACACTTGTGACGGAACGGAGTGCTGTCCCCTTCTTACCCGTCAACCCTGAATACTCAGCGACACGCAACCAG GGGCGGCAGAAATTGGCTCGCTTTAACGCACGGGAGTTCGCCACCCTCATTATCGACATTCTCAGTGATGCCAAGCGACGGCAGCATGGAAAAGGCCTGACAAGCCCCACAG ACCCGCTGGATCTGAGTCAGGCGGATGATGACCAACACGATTATGACAGCGTAGCGTCTGATGAAGACACAGACAGCGAGCTAACCGCACAGAATAACAACAACACTCAGCGCAACAACCGGGCCAAG AGCATGGACTCGTCAGACCTGTCAGATGGGCCAATCACACTACAGGAATATCTGGATGTGAAGAAAGCATTGGCCTCCTCAGAGGCCAAAGTTCAGCAGCTCATGAAGGTCAACAACAACCTGAGTGAAGAGCTGCGGAGGCTTCAGAAGGAG GTGCGAAAGGGTGCTCCTGCAGGTCCCACCCCCTACGGAGGAGCACACCTGTCAGCCTCCACTGACGGCCGATATCAT CCTCTAAAAGCAGGAGAGAAATACGGGAGCGGAACTGATAGTGACTATGACAACTCTCAAACATACGACGTCTCCTTTGG TGTGGGCCGCAGCAGCGAGGAGGACAGCAGGGGGGATGTGGAAGACGCCGAGGTTGAGCCGGACCCCACGCTGCCCTGCACAGAGGACGTCATCCTCAAAACCGAGCAGGTCACCAAGAACATCCAGGAGCTCCTGAGAGCTGCACAGGAGTTTAAACATGACAG TTTTGTGCCATGCTCAGAGAAGATCCACTTAGCTGTGACAGAAATGGCCTCGCTGTTTCCAAGG AGACCAGCGCTAGATGCAGTGCGTTCTTCGTTGAAGCTCCTGGCGGCCAGTGCGTCCCGCCTGCAGGTGGAGTGTCGTAAAGCGGCGCCCTCCGACTCATCGGTCACAACGGTGGACTACCAGCTCCTCACCCAGCAGGTCATCCAGTGCGCCTACGACATTGCCAAAGCTGCCAAGCAGCTGGTCACCATCACCACCCGAGAGAAAAAACAGTGA
- the LOC128029153 gene encoding ARF GTPase-activating protein GIT1 isoform X5: MSRKVQRSEVCADCSAPDPGWSSINRGVLICDECCSVHRSLGRHISIVKHLRHSGWPPSLLQMVQTLASNGANSIWEHSLLDPAQVQSGRRKPNPQDKVHPTKSEFIRAKYQMLAFVHKLPCRDDDGVTTKDLSKQLHSSVRTGSLETCLRLLSLGAQANFFHPEKGTTPLHVAAKAGQVLQAELLVVYGADPGAPDVNGRTPIDYARQAGHVELAERLVECQYELTDRLAFYLCGRRPDHKNGHYIIPQMADRARPKCPTQSLDLSELAKAAKKKLQALNNRLFEELAMDVYDEVDRRENDAVWLTTQNHSTLVTERSAVPFLPVNPEYSATRNQGRQKLARFNAREFATLIIDILSDAKRRQHGKGLTSPTDPLDLSQADDDQHDYDSVASDEDTDSELTAQNNNNTQRNNRAKSMDSSDLSDGPITLQEYLDVKKALASSEAKVQQLMKVNNNLSEELRRLQKEVRKGAPAGPTPYGGAHLSASTDGRYHPLKAGEKYGSGTDSDYDNSQTYDVSFGSVGRSSEEDSRGDVEDAEVEPDPTLPCTEDVILKTEQVTKNIQELLRAAQEFKHDSFVPCSEKIHLAVTEMASLFPRRPALDAVRSSLKLLAASASRLQVECRKAAPSDSSVTTVDYQLLTQQVIQCAYDIAKAAKQLVTITTREKKQ, from the exons ATGTCCAGGAAAGTCCAAAGAAGCGAGGTGTGCGCCGACTGCAGTGCACCAG ACCCGGGCTGGAGCAGTATAAACCGAGGGGTTCTGATCTGCGATGAGTGCTGTTCTGTGCACCGGAGCCTGGGCCGTCACATTTCCATCGTCAAACACCTGCGACACAGCGGCTGGCCTCCTTCCCTTCTGCAG ATGGTGCAGACTCTGGCCAGTAATGGAGCAAACTCGATCTGGGAACACTCTCTGCTGGATCCAGCACAAGTTCAGAGTGGGCGCAGGAAACCGAACCCACAGGATAAAGTCCA CCCCACTAAGTCAGAGTTCATTCGCGCCAAGTACCAGATGTTAGCCTTCGTCCACAAGCTGCCCTGCCGTGATGATGATGGGGTCACTACGAAGGACCTCAGCAAG CAACTCCACTCAAGTGTGAGGACAGGAAGTCTGGAGACGTGTTTACGGCTGCTGTCACTGGGGGCACAAGCCAACTTCTTTCACCCG GAAAAGGGCACGACCCCTCTACATGTGGCTGCCAAAGCAGGGCAGGTTCTGCAGGCTGAACTGCTGGTGGTGTATGGAGCGGATCCAGGAGCTCCAGATGTCAATGGCCGCACACCCATAGACTATGCCCg GCAGGCAGGTCACGTGGAGCTCGCCGAGCGTTTGGTAGAGTGTCAGTATGAGCTCACAGACAGACTTGCCTTCTATCTGTGTGGACGTCGCCCAG ATCACAAGAACGGTCATTATATCATCCCTCAGATGGCAGACAG AGCTCGCCCTAAGTGCCCGACGCAGAG CCTGGACCTCTCTGAACTGGCCAAGGCAGCCAAGAAGAAGCTTCAAGCG TTAAATAACCGTTTGTTCGAGGAGCTGGCTATGGATGTGTACGATGAAGTGGACCGTAGAGAGAATGATGCAG TGTGGCTCACAACTCAGAACCACAGTACACTTGTGACGGAACGGAGTGCTGTCCCCTTCTTACCCGTCAACCCTGAATACTCAGCGACACGCAACCAG GGGCGGCAGAAATTGGCTCGCTTTAACGCACGGGAGTTCGCCACCCTCATTATCGACATTCTCAGTGATGCCAAGCGACGGCAGCATGGAAAAGGCCTGACAAGCCCCACAG ACCCGCTGGATCTGAGTCAGGCGGATGATGACCAACACGATTATGACAGCGTAGCGTCTGATGAAGACACAGACAGCGAGCTAACCGCACAGAATAACAACAACACTCAGCGCAACAACCGGGCCAAG AGCATGGACTCGTCAGACCTGTCAGATGGGCCAATCACACTACAGGAATATCTGGATGTGAAGAAAGCATTGGCCTCCTCAGAGGCCAAAGTTCAGCAGCTCATGAAGGTCAACAACAACCTGAGTGAAGAGCTGCGGAGGCTTCAGAAGGAG GTGCGAAAGGGTGCTCCTGCAGGTCCCACCCCCTACGGAGGAGCACACCTGTCAGCCTCCACTGACGGCCGATATCAT CCTCTAAAAGCAGGAGAGAAATACGGGAGCGGAACTGATAGTGACTATGACAACTCTCAAACATACGACGTCTCCTTTGG TAGTGTGGGCCGCAGCAGCGAGGAGGACAGCAGGGGGGATGTGGAAGACGCCGAGGTTGAGCCGGACCCCACGCTGCCCTGCACAGAGGACGTCATCCTCAAAACCGAGCAGGTCACCAAGAACATCCAGGAGCTCCTGAGAGCTGCACAGGAGTTTAAACATGACAG TTTTGTGCCATGCTCAGAGAAGATCCACTTAGCTGTGACAGAAATGGCCTCGCTGTTTCCAAGG AGACCAGCGCTAGATGCAGTGCGTTCTTCGTTGAAGCTCCTGGCGGCCAGTGCGTCCCGCCTGCAGGTGGAGTGTCGTAAAGCGGCGCCCTCCGACTCATCGGTCACAACGGTGGACTACCAGCTCCTCACCCAGCAGGTCATCCAGTGCGCCTACGACATTGCCAAAGCTGCCAAGCAGCTGGTCACCATCACCACCCGAGAGAAAAAACAGTGA
- the LOC128029153 gene encoding ARF GTPase-activating protein GIT1 isoform X1 → MSRKVQRSEVCADCSAPDPGWSSINRGVLICDECCSVHRSLGRHISIVKHLRHSGWPPSLLQMVQTLASNGANSIWEHSLLDPAQVQSGRRKPNPQDKVHPTKSEFIRAKYQMLAFVHKLPCRDDDGVTTKDLSKQLHSSVRTGSLETCLRLLSLGAQANFFHPEKGTTPLHVAAKAGQVLQAELLVVYGADPGAPDVNGRTPIDYARQAGHVELAERLVECQYELTDRLAFYLCGRRPDHKNGHYIIPQMADRARPKCPTQSLDLSELAKAAKKKLQALNNRLFEELAMDVYDEVDRRENDAVWLTTQNHSTLVTERSAVPFLPVNPEYSATRNQGRQKLARFNAREFATLIIDILSDAKRRQHGKGLTSPTDPLDLSQADDDQHDYDSVASDEDTDSELTAQNNNNTQRNNRAKSMDSSDLSDGPITLQEYLDVKKALASSEAKVQQLMKVNNNLSEELRRLQKEITRMQTENSALQGAQAGAGGALTGGGGPGLWPGGVRGTGGSGGVSGGSSLNAPSSAPLRRDRQAFSMYEPVGTTPKPLTPALDPLTGRLQPLSPVRKGAPAGPTPYGGAHLSASTDGRYHPLKAGEKYGSGTDSDYDNSQTYDVSFGSVGRSSEEDSRGDVEDAEVEPDPTLPCTEDVILKTEQVTKNIQELLRAAQEFKHDSFVPCSEKIHLAVTEMASLFPRRPALDAVRSSLKLLAASASRLQVECRKAAPSDSSVTTVDYQLLTQQVIQCAYDIAKAAKQLVTITTREKKQ, encoded by the exons ATGTCCAGGAAAGTCCAAAGAAGCGAGGTGTGCGCCGACTGCAGTGCACCAG ACCCGGGCTGGAGCAGTATAAACCGAGGGGTTCTGATCTGCGATGAGTGCTGTTCTGTGCACCGGAGCCTGGGCCGTCACATTTCCATCGTCAAACACCTGCGACACAGCGGCTGGCCTCCTTCCCTTCTGCAG ATGGTGCAGACTCTGGCCAGTAATGGAGCAAACTCGATCTGGGAACACTCTCTGCTGGATCCAGCACAAGTTCAGAGTGGGCGCAGGAAACCGAACCCACAGGATAAAGTCCA CCCCACTAAGTCAGAGTTCATTCGCGCCAAGTACCAGATGTTAGCCTTCGTCCACAAGCTGCCCTGCCGTGATGATGATGGGGTCACTACGAAGGACCTCAGCAAG CAACTCCACTCAAGTGTGAGGACAGGAAGTCTGGAGACGTGTTTACGGCTGCTGTCACTGGGGGCACAAGCCAACTTCTTTCACCCG GAAAAGGGCACGACCCCTCTACATGTGGCTGCCAAAGCAGGGCAGGTTCTGCAGGCTGAACTGCTGGTGGTGTATGGAGCGGATCCAGGAGCTCCAGATGTCAATGGCCGCACACCCATAGACTATGCCCg GCAGGCAGGTCACGTGGAGCTCGCCGAGCGTTTGGTAGAGTGTCAGTATGAGCTCACAGACAGACTTGCCTTCTATCTGTGTGGACGTCGCCCAG ATCACAAGAACGGTCATTATATCATCCCTCAGATGGCAGACAG AGCTCGCCCTAAGTGCCCGACGCAGAG CCTGGACCTCTCTGAACTGGCCAAGGCAGCCAAGAAGAAGCTTCAAGCG TTAAATAACCGTTTGTTCGAGGAGCTGGCTATGGATGTGTACGATGAAGTGGACCGTAGAGAGAATGATGCAG TGTGGCTCACAACTCAGAACCACAGTACACTTGTGACGGAACGGAGTGCTGTCCCCTTCTTACCCGTCAACCCTGAATACTCAGCGACACGCAACCAG GGGCGGCAGAAATTGGCTCGCTTTAACGCACGGGAGTTCGCCACCCTCATTATCGACATTCTCAGTGATGCCAAGCGACGGCAGCATGGAAAAGGCCTGACAAGCCCCACAG ACCCGCTGGATCTGAGTCAGGCGGATGATGACCAACACGATTATGACAGCGTAGCGTCTGATGAAGACACAGACAGCGAGCTAACCGCACAGAATAACAACAACACTCAGCGCAACAACCGGGCCAAG AGCATGGACTCGTCAGACCTGTCAGATGGGCCAATCACACTACAGGAATATCTGGATGTGAAGAAAGCATTGGCCTCCTCAGAGGCCAAAGTTCAGCAGCTCATGAAGGTCAACAACAACCTGAGTGAAGAGCTGCGGAGGCTTCAGAAGGAG ATCACGCGGATGCAGACAGAGAACAGCGCGCTGCAGGGGGCCCAGGCTGGGGCCGGGGGTGCTCTGACCGGGGGTGGTGGCCCAGGGCTGTGGCCTGGTGGGGTAAGGGGTACGGGCGGTAGCGGAGGGGTAAGTGGAGGCTCCAGCCTAAATGCACCCTCATCTGCCCCCCTCCGCCGGGATAGACAAGCCTTTTCTATGTATGAGCCTGTGGGGACCACCCCCAAACCTCTCACCCCAGCCCTGGACCCCCTGACGGGCCGCCTGCAGCCTCTCAGTCCC GTGCGAAAGGGTGCTCCTGCAGGTCCCACCCCCTACGGAGGAGCACACCTGTCAGCCTCCACTGACGGCCGATATCAT CCTCTAAAAGCAGGAGAGAAATACGGGAGCGGAACTGATAGTGACTATGACAACTCTCAAACATACGACGTCTCCTTTGG TAGTGTGGGCCGCAGCAGCGAGGAGGACAGCAGGGGGGATGTGGAAGACGCCGAGGTTGAGCCGGACCCCACGCTGCCCTGCACAGAGGACGTCATCCTCAAAACCGAGCAGGTCACCAAGAACATCCAGGAGCTCCTGAGAGCTGCACAGGAGTTTAAACATGACAG TTTTGTGCCATGCTCAGAGAAGATCCACTTAGCTGTGACAGAAATGGCCTCGCTGTTTCCAAGG AGACCAGCGCTAGATGCAGTGCGTTCTTCGTTGAAGCTCCTGGCGGCCAGTGCGTCCCGCCTGCAGGTGGAGTGTCGTAAAGCGGCGCCCTCCGACTCATCGGTCACAACGGTGGACTACCAGCTCCTCACCCAGCAGGTCATCCAGTGCGCCTACGACATTGCCAAAGCTGCCAAGCAGCTGGTCACCATCACCACCCGAGAGAAAAAACAGTGA
- the LOC128029153 gene encoding ARF GTPase-activating protein GIT1 isoform X3, with protein sequence MSRKVQRSEVCADCSAPDPGWSSINRGVLICDECCSVHRSLGRHISIVKHLRHSGWPPSLLQMVQTLASNGANSIWEHSLLDPAQVQSGRRKPNPQDKVHPTKSEFIRAKYQMLAFVHKLPCRDDDGVTTKDLSKQLHSSVRTGSLETCLRLLSLGAQANFFHPEKGTTPLHVAAKAGQVLQAELLVVYGADPGAPDVNGRTPIDYARQAGHVELAERLVECQYELTDRLAFYLCGRRPDHKNGHYIIPQMADSLDLSELAKAAKKKLQALNNRLFEELAMDVYDEVDRRENDAVWLTTQNHSTLVTERSAVPFLPVNPEYSATRNQGRQKLARFNAREFATLIIDILSDAKRRQHGKGLTSPTDPLDLSQADDDQHDYDSVASDEDTDSELTAQNNNNTQRNNRAKSMDSSDLSDGPITLQEYLDVKKALASSEAKVQQLMKVNNNLSEELRRLQKEITRMQTENSALQGAQAGAGGALTGGGGPGLWPGGVRGTGGSGGVSGGSSLNAPSSAPLRRDRQAFSMYEPVGTTPKPLTPALDPLTGRLQPLSPVRKGAPAGPTPYGGAHLSASTDGRYHPLKAGEKYGSGTDSDYDNSQTYDVSFGSVGRSSEEDSRGDVEDAEVEPDPTLPCTEDVILKTEQVTKNIQELLRAAQEFKHDSFVPCSEKIHLAVTEMASLFPRRPALDAVRSSLKLLAASASRLQVECRKAAPSDSSVTTVDYQLLTQQVIQCAYDIAKAAKQLVTITTREKKQ encoded by the exons ATGTCCAGGAAAGTCCAAAGAAGCGAGGTGTGCGCCGACTGCAGTGCACCAG ACCCGGGCTGGAGCAGTATAAACCGAGGGGTTCTGATCTGCGATGAGTGCTGTTCTGTGCACCGGAGCCTGGGCCGTCACATTTCCATCGTCAAACACCTGCGACACAGCGGCTGGCCTCCTTCCCTTCTGCAG ATGGTGCAGACTCTGGCCAGTAATGGAGCAAACTCGATCTGGGAACACTCTCTGCTGGATCCAGCACAAGTTCAGAGTGGGCGCAGGAAACCGAACCCACAGGATAAAGTCCA CCCCACTAAGTCAGAGTTCATTCGCGCCAAGTACCAGATGTTAGCCTTCGTCCACAAGCTGCCCTGCCGTGATGATGATGGGGTCACTACGAAGGACCTCAGCAAG CAACTCCACTCAAGTGTGAGGACAGGAAGTCTGGAGACGTGTTTACGGCTGCTGTCACTGGGGGCACAAGCCAACTTCTTTCACCCG GAAAAGGGCACGACCCCTCTACATGTGGCTGCCAAAGCAGGGCAGGTTCTGCAGGCTGAACTGCTGGTGGTGTATGGAGCGGATCCAGGAGCTCCAGATGTCAATGGCCGCACACCCATAGACTATGCCCg GCAGGCAGGTCACGTGGAGCTCGCCGAGCGTTTGGTAGAGTGTCAGTATGAGCTCACAGACAGACTTGCCTTCTATCTGTGTGGACGTCGCCCAG ATCACAAGAACGGTCATTATATCATCCCTCAGATGGCAGACAG CCTGGACCTCTCTGAACTGGCCAAGGCAGCCAAGAAGAAGCTTCAAGCG TTAAATAACCGTTTGTTCGAGGAGCTGGCTATGGATGTGTACGATGAAGTGGACCGTAGAGAGAATGATGCAG TGTGGCTCACAACTCAGAACCACAGTACACTTGTGACGGAACGGAGTGCTGTCCCCTTCTTACCCGTCAACCCTGAATACTCAGCGACACGCAACCAG GGGCGGCAGAAATTGGCTCGCTTTAACGCACGGGAGTTCGCCACCCTCATTATCGACATTCTCAGTGATGCCAAGCGACGGCAGCATGGAAAAGGCCTGACAAGCCCCACAG ACCCGCTGGATCTGAGTCAGGCGGATGATGACCAACACGATTATGACAGCGTAGCGTCTGATGAAGACACAGACAGCGAGCTAACCGCACAGAATAACAACAACACTCAGCGCAACAACCGGGCCAAG AGCATGGACTCGTCAGACCTGTCAGATGGGCCAATCACACTACAGGAATATCTGGATGTGAAGAAAGCATTGGCCTCCTCAGAGGCCAAAGTTCAGCAGCTCATGAAGGTCAACAACAACCTGAGTGAAGAGCTGCGGAGGCTTCAGAAGGAG ATCACGCGGATGCAGACAGAGAACAGCGCGCTGCAGGGGGCCCAGGCTGGGGCCGGGGGTGCTCTGACCGGGGGTGGTGGCCCAGGGCTGTGGCCTGGTGGGGTAAGGGGTACGGGCGGTAGCGGAGGGGTAAGTGGAGGCTCCAGCCTAAATGCACCCTCATCTGCCCCCCTCCGCCGGGATAGACAAGCCTTTTCTATGTATGAGCCTGTGGGGACCACCCCCAAACCTCTCACCCCAGCCCTGGACCCCCTGACGGGCCGCCTGCAGCCTCTCAGTCCC GTGCGAAAGGGTGCTCCTGCAGGTCCCACCCCCTACGGAGGAGCACACCTGTCAGCCTCCACTGACGGCCGATATCAT CCTCTAAAAGCAGGAGAGAAATACGGGAGCGGAACTGATAGTGACTATGACAACTCTCAAACATACGACGTCTCCTTTGG TAGTGTGGGCCGCAGCAGCGAGGAGGACAGCAGGGGGGATGTGGAAGACGCCGAGGTTGAGCCGGACCCCACGCTGCCCTGCACAGAGGACGTCATCCTCAAAACCGAGCAGGTCACCAAGAACATCCAGGAGCTCCTGAGAGCTGCACAGGAGTTTAAACATGACAG TTTTGTGCCATGCTCAGAGAAGATCCACTTAGCTGTGACAGAAATGGCCTCGCTGTTTCCAAGG AGACCAGCGCTAGATGCAGTGCGTTCTTCGTTGAAGCTCCTGGCGGCCAGTGCGTCCCGCCTGCAGGTGGAGTGTCGTAAAGCGGCGCCCTCCGACTCATCGGTCACAACGGTGGACTACCAGCTCCTCACCCAGCAGGTCATCCAGTGCGCCTACGACATTGCCAAAGCTGCCAAGCAGCTGGTCACCATCACCACCCGAGAGAAAAAACAGTGA